Proteins found in one Methanomassiliicoccales archaeon genomic segment:
- a CDS encoding DNA-directed RNA polymerase subunit B — MKPLRDLVELYFKERSIVNHHIASFNDFLSTIDNPNSRMQSIVDNLRVSAEDIDRGIIRLDPEKTEGKIIEIRVGRKRDEKTGLIDSHSRPTVQVKTPEIREANGYVHELTPMEARLRNLNYMAPVYVDFTVIEDGIEKDPERVHIGDLPIMVKSKRCTLYKENLEQERELSDEEYRQKLIQKGEDPMDPGGYFIIGGTERVLITLEDLAPNRVMVEVNERYGTKLEVAKVFSQKEGHRALTLVEKKRDGMLMVTVPAASGQIPLVALMKALGMESDEEIYNAIVSSEEMSNIVYANIEECQDKKLYPPNGIFTTEDAILYLERKFATGQAKEYRQKKVESIIDRSLLPHLGDTKEDRMKKAIFLGRIARSVLELSLGKRKEDDKDHYANKRLKLAGDLMEDLFRVAFTNLMKDLKYQLERSYARKKDLRISSAIRPDLLTHRLLHALATGNWVGGRAGVSQLLDRTSNMSTLSHLRRVTSSLTRSQPHFEARDLHPTQWGRLCPNETPEGQNCGLVKNAALIIDVSEGFREEDVAYMLREQGVKEVKSPPVGTRVYVNGDLKGICDRPRELVSEIRQRRRMGLLSNEINVRYDREMDEIIINCDEGRLRRPLLVLKNGRTILNRKHIEDIREGRIQWSDLVREGVIEWLDAEEEEDTLIAVEPYKVPERCSGCGIALSPTYVDWMNPASPEPHAILKCKQCGAELKTPLLLTNEHTHLEVDPLVILGCCAGLVPYPEHNSSPRVTMGSGMAKQSLGLASSNYRHRPDTRGHIMHYPQKPIVQTHTMKFVAFNERPAGQNFCVAVLSYHGYNMEDALILNKASIERGLGRSTFMRTYRAEERRYPGGQEDHFEIPSPDVRGARADLSYASLGEDGLISPETPVVGGDVLIGKTSPPRFLEEETDFLTPQKRRETSITCRPGETGWVDSVMLTESENGSRLVKVKVRDERIPELGDKFASRHGQKGVVGLIVPQEDMPFTSDGVVPDLVINPHAIPSRMTVAHVLEMIGGKVGAMEARFVDGTPFSGEREEAIRESLVKNGFMHTGKEVMYDGLTGKMIKADIFIGVIYYQKLHHMVSGKMHVRSRGPVQILTRQPTEGRSRQGGLRFGEMERDCLIGHGAAMVIKDRLLDESDGTFQYVCGNPNCGHIAILDRRGSLKCPVCGNNTNVHLVQTSYAFKLLLDELLSLGVAMRLQLEDLR, encoded by the coding sequence GTGAAACCCTTGCGAGATCTAGTAGAGCTTTATTTCAAGGAAAGGAGCATTGTAAACCATCACATAGCGAGCTTTAACGACTTCCTCTCCACGATAGACAACCCCAACAGCCGAATGCAGAGCATCGTGGACAATCTTCGCGTATCAGCGGAGGATATAGATAGGGGCATTATCCGCCTAGACCCCGAGAAGACCGAAGGTAAGATCATCGAGATTAGAGTGGGGCGCAAAAGAGACGAGAAGACGGGACTTATTGACAGCCACTCTAGGCCTACGGTGCAGGTGAAAACGCCTGAAATCCGAGAAGCGAACGGCTATGTACACGAGCTTACCCCTATGGAGGCAAGGCTCCGCAACCTCAACTATATGGCACCGGTGTATGTGGATTTCACAGTTATCGAGGATGGCATCGAAAAAGATCCTGAGCGTGTGCACATCGGAGACCTACCCATAATGGTCAAATCAAAACGTTGCACCCTCTACAAAGAAAATCTCGAACAGGAGAGGGAATTGAGCGATGAAGAATACCGCCAAAAGCTTATTCAAAAAGGAGAGGACCCCATGGATCCTGGCGGTTACTTCATCATCGGTGGTACAGAGCGCGTGCTCATCACTTTAGAGGATTTGGCGCCCAATCGCGTGATGGTAGAGGTGAACGAGAGATACGGTACGAAACTCGAGGTGGCCAAAGTATTCTCCCAAAAGGAGGGCCACCGTGCTCTTACCTTGGTGGAGAAAAAGCGAGATGGCATGCTGATGGTAACGGTTCCGGCTGCCTCAGGGCAGATACCATTGGTTGCGCTCATGAAAGCGCTAGGCATGGAATCCGATGAGGAAATTTACAATGCTATCGTCTCCAGCGAGGAAATGTCCAATATCGTTTACGCCAACATTGAAGAATGCCAGGACAAAAAGCTCTATCCTCCTAACGGAATATTCACAACAGAGGACGCTATTCTCTATCTCGAGCGCAAATTCGCCACTGGACAAGCCAAGGAATATCGGCAGAAAAAGGTGGAGAGCATAATCGACCGCTCCCTCCTTCCCCATCTTGGAGATACCAAAGAAGATAGGATGAAGAAAGCCATATTCCTAGGCCGCATAGCGCGTTCGGTACTCGAACTTTCGCTGGGTAAGCGGAAAGAGGATGATAAGGACCACTATGCCAACAAGCGTTTGAAGCTTGCGGGCGACCTTATGGAGGACCTTTTCCGGGTGGCGTTTACCAACCTCATGAAAGACCTCAAATATCAATTGGAGAGGTCATATGCACGTAAGAAGGACCTGCGTATCTCCTCTGCTATTAGGCCAGATCTGCTTACGCATCGACTGCTCCATGCCCTGGCCACGGGCAATTGGGTGGGAGGAAGGGCCGGTGTATCACAGCTTCTGGATCGAACCTCCAATATGTCGACTCTCTCTCATTTGCGCCGTGTCACCTCGTCCCTGACGAGGTCTCAACCTCACTTTGAGGCGCGTGATCTGCATCCCACTCAATGGGGCCGGCTATGCCCCAATGAGACTCCTGAAGGGCAAAACTGCGGTCTTGTGAAGAACGCCGCACTCATTATCGACGTATCCGAGGGATTTCGCGAGGAGGATGTTGCCTATATGCTACGGGAGCAGGGGGTGAAAGAGGTCAAAAGCCCCCCTGTTGGCACGCGCGTGTATGTTAATGGAGACCTGAAAGGAATTTGCGACAGGCCAAGAGAATTGGTGAGTGAAATTCGCCAAAGGCGGCGCATGGGCCTTCTATCTAATGAGATCAACGTGCGCTATGATCGAGAGATGGATGAGATTATTATCAATTGCGATGAAGGTAGGCTGCGTCGACCACTGTTGGTACTGAAGAACGGTAGGACCATCCTCAATCGAAAGCATATCGAGGACATACGAGAGGGAAGGATTCAGTGGTCTGACCTGGTACGCGAAGGGGTTATAGAGTGGCTGGATGCAGAGGAGGAAGAGGACACCCTAATAGCTGTGGAGCCCTACAAGGTCCCAGAACGCTGCTCGGGTTGCGGCATAGCCTTATCCCCAACCTATGTGGATTGGATGAACCCCGCCTCCCCAGAGCCGCACGCTATACTAAAATGCAAACAGTGCGGGGCAGAGCTCAAAACGCCCTTGTTGCTCACCAACGAGCATACCCATTTAGAGGTGGATCCTCTTGTCATCCTTGGATGCTGTGCTGGCCTGGTACCATATCCTGAGCACAACTCCTCCCCCCGGGTAACCATGGGGTCAGGAATGGCCAAGCAGTCATTGGGCTTAGCGTCGAGCAATTACCGCCACCGTCCAGATACAAGAGGGCACATCATGCACTATCCGCAGAAGCCAATAGTGCAAACCCATACCATGAAGTTCGTCGCATTCAATGAGAGACCTGCGGGGCAGAACTTCTGCGTCGCCGTGCTGTCCTACCATGGATACAACATGGAGGACGCACTCATCCTTAACAAGGCTAGCATTGAGAGAGGATTGGGAAGGAGTACTTTCATGAGGACGTATAGAGCGGAAGAGCGCCGCTATCCAGGAGGACAAGAGGATCATTTCGAGATTCCTTCGCCTGATGTGAGGGGAGCTAGAGCTGACCTATCATACGCCTCACTTGGTGAGGACGGCCTTATTTCTCCTGAGACCCCCGTCGTTGGAGGTGATGTTCTCATCGGCAAGACCTCACCGCCAAGATTCTTGGAGGAAGAGACGGACTTCCTCACGCCTCAAAAAAGGAGAGAGACTTCCATAACCTGCCGTCCTGGAGAGACTGGTTGGGTAGACAGTGTTATGCTTACCGAAAGCGAGAACGGCTCACGCCTGGTGAAGGTCAAGGTGCGCGACGAACGCATTCCCGAGCTGGGAGATAAGTTCGCTTCTAGGCATGGACAGAAAGGGGTGGTGGGGCTCATCGTTCCCCAGGAGGATATGCCCTTCACATCGGATGGCGTGGTGCCGGACCTTGTCATCAATCCGCATGCCATCCCCTCACGTATGACCGTCGCCCACGTTCTCGAGATGATCGGAGGAAAGGTGGGAGCGATGGAGGCCAGGTTCGTGGACGGCACGCCATTCTCGGGAGAGAGGGAAGAGGCCATCCGCGAATCCTTGGTCAAGAATGGCTTCATGCACACTGGCAAGGAGGTCATGTATGATGGCTTGACAGGTAAGATGATCAAGGCCGACATATTCATAGGGGTCATCTACTACCAGAAGCTGCATCACATGGTCTCGGGGAAGATGCACGTCCGCTCAAGAGGGCCGGTGCAGATACTCACCCGTCAGCCTACAGAGGGCCGTTCAAGGCAAGGTGGGCTTAGGTTCGGTGAGATGGAACGAGATTGTCTCATCGGCCATGGAGCGGCAATGGTCATTAAGGATCGCTTGCTGGATGAATCGGATGGCACGTTCCAGTACGTATGCGGAAATCCCAACTGCGGTCATATAGCCATTCTCGACCGTCGCGGCTCGTTAAAATGCCCTGTCTGTGGGAACAATACCAATGTTCATCTGGTGCAGACGTCCTATGCATTCAAGCTGCTTCTAGATGAACTGCTCTCTCTTGGCGTAGCCATGCGCTTGCAACTGGAGGACCTAAGATGA
- a CDS encoding zinc finger domain-containing protein, giving the protein MEKEKICSSCGIRLIGKSITFFPCPQCGKTEIGRCPQCRDQSVAYSCANCGFSGP; this is encoded by the coding sequence ATGGAAAAAGAGAAGATTTGCAGTTCATGCGGGATAAGGTTGATTGGCAAGAGTATTACCTTTTTCCCTTGTCCACAATGTGGAAAGACAGAGATTGGGCGATGCCCTCAATGTCGCGATCAAAGTGTAGCCTATTCATGTGCTAATTGTGGTTTCTCTGGACCTTAA
- a CDS encoding radical SAM protein gives MKVVILDGYIDEPASLGVPPYSSPLLRATAGAAISAGSEVMVVTIDHVRRGSLPEGEVLVVLGGTAVPGRYLRAAPASGKEIIRIASNFRGNKLLGGPAALDDTLDKRSFNLVSRKDPAAMLFDFLNGLEPNERWRTPQEWEDWLRKGASAVMAHPDFPQPLIAEIETFRGCVRYSSGGCSFCVEPLKGKPVHRRPKDIILEVKELHRLGVRNFRLGAQTCFLCYMSEGESETPTPNPQAVDELLQGINALGVDVLHLDNANPAVIATHAEKSAEILHSIVRYCTSGNVLALGLESADPAVAEANNLNATPEQTLEAIKLINQIGREIGPTGLPKLLPGLNFIIGLDGESKETLRLNLEFLREVRREGLWLRRINIRQVSPIRRHFKRRISHSDFLRFKEKVRLEIDKPLLQEMLPLGSRLSKVYTEIYEGNHTFGRQVGTYPILVGFEYPLQLGRFVDCKVVGWGERSVTAVEYPLDPNTCPLAALASLPSIGLKRASRLVKGRPYSNLQELASQLDDSSIAASIAPFLSLGD, from the coding sequence ATGAAGGTAGTCATCTTAGATGGATACATTGACGAGCCGGCTTCTTTAGGCGTCCCGCCCTACAGCTCCCCCTTGCTTCGAGCTACCGCTGGCGCCGCCATATCTGCTGGCTCCGAGGTAATGGTTGTGACTATAGATCATGTTAGGCGCGGGAGTTTGCCCGAGGGAGAGGTGCTTGTGGTATTGGGAGGTACTGCCGTCCCTGGCAGGTATCTAAGGGCAGCTCCGGCTTCAGGTAAAGAAATCATCAGAATAGCCTCTAATTTCCGCGGGAATAAGCTTCTGGGAGGACCTGCAGCTTTGGATGATACGCTCGACAAGAGGTCCTTCAATCTAGTGTCTCGCAAAGACCCCGCTGCTATGCTATTCGACTTTCTGAATGGCTTAGAGCCGAATGAGCGTTGGCGCACACCTCAAGAATGGGAAGATTGGCTGAGAAAAGGCGCGTCCGCTGTCATGGCGCACCCCGATTTCCCACAGCCCCTAATCGCAGAGATCGAGACCTTCAGGGGATGCGTGCGCTATTCAAGTGGCGGATGTTCATTCTGCGTTGAGCCCCTGAAGGGAAAGCCTGTGCACCGCAGGCCGAAAGATATCATATTGGAAGTGAAAGAACTCCACCGCCTAGGAGTGCGCAATTTCCGCTTGGGAGCACAGACCTGCTTCCTGTGTTACATGTCTGAGGGGGAGAGTGAAACGCCTACACCTAATCCCCAGGCTGTCGATGAGCTCCTCCAAGGGATTAATGCGCTCGGAGTGGATGTGCTCCATCTCGATAACGCAAATCCTGCGGTAATCGCCACTCATGCCGAGAAATCCGCGGAAATTCTCCATAGTATAGTAAGGTATTGCACTAGTGGGAATGTGCTGGCACTGGGCCTGGAGAGCGCTGACCCCGCCGTGGCTGAGGCCAATAATCTCAATGCTACTCCCGAGCAGACTTTGGAAGCAATTAAGCTCATCAATCAAATCGGTAGGGAAATAGGACCTACAGGCCTTCCAAAGCTACTACCTGGATTGAATTTCATCATCGGTCTGGATGGTGAGTCAAAAGAGACCCTGAGATTGAACTTGGAATTCCTTAGAGAAGTGAGGAGGGAAGGGCTCTGGTTAAGGCGAATCAACATACGTCAGGTAAGCCCTATAAGACGCCATTTCAAACGCCGCATTTCTCACTCCGATTTCCTGCGCTTCAAGGAAAAGGTAAGATTAGAGATAGATAAGCCTCTTCTACAGGAGATGCTCCCCTTAGGGTCCCGGCTTAGCAAAGTGTACACCGAGATTTACGAGGGTAATCATACCTTTGGTAGACAGGTGGGAACATATCCTATTTTGGTTGGCTTCGAATATCCCCTGCAGCTTGGGCGCTTCGTGGATTGCAAAGTGGTGGGATGGGGAGAGAGAAGCGTTACCGCGGTGGAATACCCCTTGGACCCTAATACATGTCCCCTGGCCGCGTTGGCTTCTCTACCGTCTATTGGGTTAAAGAGGGCAAGCCGTTTGGTGAAGGGGCGCCCATATTCCAATCTGCAAGAGTTAGCCTCACAGTTGGATGATTCCTCGATAGCCGCCTCGATTGCGCCTTTCCTCTCGTTAGGTGATTGA
- a CDS encoding DNA-directed RNA polymerase subunit H translates to MEEDIQLNVFNHDLVPAHYLLTEEEAKEVLAKLKVDKDKLPKIRKSDPCIRLLDALEQEAGRPAIKEGRVVKIVRRSPTSEIAIAYRLVIRG, encoded by the coding sequence GTGGAGGAGGATATCCAGCTTAATGTATTTAATCATGATTTAGTGCCTGCACATTATTTGTTGACAGAGGAAGAAGCCAAGGAAGTCTTGGCCAAACTCAAAGTTGACAAGGATAAACTGCCGAAAATCCGCAAGAGCGATCCGTGCATAAGACTTTTGGATGCCTTGGAGCAGGAGGCAGGAAGGCCAGCAATAAAGGAGGGGCGTGTGGTGAAAATCGTGCGTCGCTCCCCTACTTCTGAAATAGCGATAGCATATCGATTGGTAATAAGAGGGTGA
- a CDS encoding DNA primase large subunit PriL: MMNSKELARYPFLKGAGEMVKQSGIELEDLLLKTALQEARTRGKKRVLSAIESGRVSDNPMATEEERLQEVLSYPLARILVSCVGDGFLIRRYALAEAKTAYERMQTEKMELLMQIAQELGVQAELIEGIPRLHFSDFLRLTSSLRDRKWKLVNTEVKRGMVSLPKTSFARVLEQALYDKIEDELPLPVNKWMMDALRPDVVELRRLAEEMKDRYQAEDLGEADVECFPPCMRRLVALAQAGENISHPGRFALTSFLYAIGLSREEILRIFSGSPDFDESKTKYQINHITGEISGTTYTPPECSTMRTNAVCFNADDLCKLEWVKHPLIYYRYRLRKKRRQPMKEEDHSKVISKEKPMRLQAGVPPNQKASSSNPKPET; encoded by the coding sequence ATGATGAATTCGAAGGAGCTAGCCCGCTATCCCTTCCTTAAAGGCGCGGGGGAGATGGTGAAACAGTCTGGCATAGAGCTGGAGGATCTCCTTCTCAAAACAGCGCTCCAGGAAGCGAGGACAAGAGGAAAGAAGCGGGTGCTGAGCGCCATCGAATCAGGCAGGGTTAGCGATAATCCTATGGCCACTGAAGAGGAAAGGCTGCAGGAGGTCCTGAGCTACCCCTTGGCGCGCATCCTAGTCTCGTGCGTGGGGGATGGGTTCCTTATCCGTCGCTATGCCCTGGCAGAGGCTAAAACCGCTTACGAACGGATGCAGACTGAAAAAATGGAGCTGCTCATGCAAATCGCCCAAGAATTGGGCGTGCAAGCGGAATTGATTGAAGGTATCCCTAGACTACACTTCTCGGACTTCCTGCGCCTTACATCCTCGCTGAGGGACAGGAAGTGGAAGTTAGTTAATACAGAAGTTAAGAGAGGAATGGTTTCGCTGCCTAAAACGAGCTTCGCTAGAGTACTGGAACAGGCTCTCTACGATAAAATAGAGGATGAGTTGCCTTTGCCTGTTAACAAATGGATGATGGATGCGCTTCGTCCTGATGTGGTAGAATTGCGAAGGCTTGCTGAAGAGATGAAAGATCGCTATCAGGCAGAAGACTTGGGAGAAGCTGATGTGGAATGCTTCCCCCCGTGTATGAGGCGCCTGGTGGCTTTGGCCCAAGCAGGGGAGAACATTTCACACCCAGGCAGGTTCGCCCTCACCTCTTTTCTATACGCAATAGGTCTGAGCAGAGAAGAGATATTGAGAATCTTCTCCGGATCACCTGATTTCGACGAGTCTAAGACCAAATATCAGATAAACCATATTACGGGAGAGATATCTGGCACTACTTATACCCCTCCTGAATGCTCGACCATGAGGACTAATGCTGTTTGCTTCAACGCTGATGATTTGTGCAAGTTGGAATGGGTCAAGCACCCTCTCATATACTATCGCTATCGTTTAAGAAAGAAAAGAAGGCAGCCAATGAAGGAAGAGGACCATTCGAAGGTCATCTCTAAAGAGAAGCCGATGCGACTCCAAGCAGGAGTCCCACCTAACCAAAAAGCAAGCAGCTCAAATCCCAAACCTGAGACATAA
- a CDS encoding NAD-dependent malic enzyme has product MIGAGAANMAISRLLVAAGADIGRIVMTDSRGILGPWRKELKRDYREKWDIAIHSNREGKVGGVSEAIKDADVVIAASRPGPGIVTKSMVASMADYAIVFATANPIPEIWPWEAMEAGAKIVSTGRSDFPNQVNNSLAFPAIFRGVLDVRASSITEEMCLAAAMELALAAEEKGLSPSCIIPSMADWEVFPRVAVAVGMKAIEQGVAKNILGKKELNLNVHFIISRARQEMEA; this is encoded by the coding sequence ATGATAGGTGCGGGAGCGGCTAATATGGCAATCTCTCGCCTACTGGTAGCTGCTGGCGCAGATATTGGCAGGATTGTTATGACTGATTCCCGCGGTATACTTGGTCCGTGGCGCAAGGAGTTGAAGAGAGATTATCGAGAAAAATGGGACATCGCTATCCATTCAAACAGGGAAGGAAAAGTGGGAGGAGTTAGCGAAGCGATCAAAGATGCGGATGTGGTGATAGCAGCTTCACGGCCAGGCCCAGGAATAGTGACCAAAAGCATGGTGGCCTCGATGGCCGACTATGCCATCGTGTTCGCGACCGCTAACCCTATACCTGAAATTTGGCCCTGGGAAGCCATGGAGGCAGGGGCGAAGATTGTATCCACTGGGCGTTCGGATTTTCCCAATCAGGTGAATAACTCCTTGGCTTTCCCGGCAATCTTCAGGGGGGTTCTCGATGTTAGGGCTAGCTCTATTACCGAAGAGATGTGCTTAGCCGCAGCAATGGAATTGGCACTTGCCGCCGAGGAAAAGGGTCTTTCTCCTTCATGCATCATCCCGTCGATGGCGGATTGGGAGGTCTTCCCAAGAGTGGCGGTCGCCGTGGGCATGAAGGCCATAGAGCAAGGGGTGGCAAAGAATATACTTGGAAAGAAAGAACTCAACCTAAATGTTCACTTTATTATTTCCCGCGCCCGCCAAGAAATGGAGGCCTAG
- a CDS encoding elongation factor 1-beta gives MGKVAVTFNLLPEDTTFDMEGLKNRLPGLLPEGVQPYKAEVKPFAFGLKALEIICIMDDANNVLEELEEKLRSIEGIQTVENTGITLI, from the coding sequence ATGGGAAAAGTGGCGGTTACATTCAATCTCCTTCCAGAGGATACTACATTTGATATGGAAGGACTGAAGAATAGGTTACCTGGATTGCTGCCTGAGGGAGTTCAGCCTTATAAAGCAGAAGTGAAGCCTTTCGCTTTCGGATTAAAGGCGCTGGAGATAATCTGCATAATGGACGATGCCAATAATGTATTGGAAGAGTTAGAGGAGAAGTTGCGCTCCATTGAGGGTATCCAAACAGTGGAAAACACAGGTATAACACTTATATGA